A genome region from Acinetobacter lwoffii includes the following:
- a CDS encoding SDR family NAD(P)-dependent oxidoreductase, whose protein sequence is MKTRLHKQLEKRVAGKTVLITGASSGIGLTTAHQLADAGAHVLLVARTQETLEQVKSEIEAKGGKASIFPCDLNNMEAIDEVSKQIIASVDHIDILINNAGRSIRRAVHESVDRFHDFERTMQLNYFGAVRLVMNILPQMMIRRAGHIINISSIGVLANATRFSAYVASKAALDAFSRCLSAEVHSHKIAITSIYMPLVRTPMIAPTKIYKYVPTLSPEQAADLIAYAIVKRPKKVATGLGRLASITYSIAPDINNVLMSIGYNLFPSSTASVGQPQKLNLVQKAYARLFPGEHW, encoded by the coding sequence GTGAAAACTAGACTACACAAACAACTGGAAAAACGTGTTGCAGGTAAAACCGTCCTGATTACCGGTGCATCCAGCGGTATTGGTTTAACGACAGCACATCAACTGGCGGATGCAGGTGCCCATGTTTTACTGGTAGCCCGTACTCAGGAAACCCTAGAACAAGTAAAATCAGAAATTGAAGCCAAAGGCGGCAAAGCCTCAATCTTTCCATGTGATTTAAACAATATGGAAGCGATTGATGAAGTTTCCAAACAGATTATTGCCTCAGTCGATCATATTGATATTCTGATTAATAATGCGGGCCGTTCGATTCGCCGTGCCGTACATGAATCGGTAGATCGTTTTCATGATTTTGAACGGACCATGCAGCTGAACTATTTCGGCGCGGTGCGTCTGGTAATGAATATCCTGCCGCAAATGATGATTCGTCGTGCGGGTCACATTATTAACATCAGCTCAATTGGCGTACTGGCCAATGCCACCCGTTTTTCGGCCTATGTCGCATCAAAAGCTGCACTGGATGCCTTTAGCCGCTGCCTGTCTGCAGAAGTGCATTCACATAAAATCGCAATCACGTCGATCTATATGCCTTTGGTGCGTACTCCGATGATTGCGCCAACCAAAATTTATAAATATGTTCCAACGCTTTCTCCAGAACAGGCGGCTGACCTGATTGCCTATGCGATTGTGAAACGCCCGAAGAAAGTGGCGACCGGTTTGGGCCGTCTGGCTTCCATTACCTATTCCATTGCACCGGATATCAACAATGTCTTGATGTCGATTGGTTATAACCTGTTCCCAAGTTCAACTGCATCTGTGGGCCAACCGCAAAAACTGAACTTGGTGCAAAAAGCATATGCGCGTCTGTTCCCGGGCGAACACTGGTAA
- a CDS encoding Na+/H+ antiporter subunit C, whose product MISLEFLLASAIGLLTATGIYLILRARTFPVVLGLAMIGYAVNLFLFAMGRIQMNSPAVLTEASNVTDPLPQALVLTAIVIGFATTAFIVQLALRSRYESGTDHVDSKEDIPQIDPREDEP is encoded by the coding sequence ATGATCAGTTTAGAATTTTTATTAGCCTCCGCGATTGGCCTGCTGACAGCCACAGGCATCTATCTGATCCTGCGGGCGCGTACCTTCCCGGTGGTGTTGGGCTTGGCCATGATTGGTTATGCGGTCAACTTGTTTTTATTTGCCATGGGCCGGATTCAGATGAATTCGCCTGCAGTATTAACCGAAGCTTCGAATGTGACCGATCCTCTTCCTCAGGCACTGGTGCTGACGGCCATCGTGATTGGCTTTGCCACCACTGCCTTTATTGTCCAACTGGCACTGCGTAGCCGCTACGAATCAGGAACAGACCACGTTGACTCAAAAGAAGATATCCCCCAGATTGATCCACGTGAGGATGAGCCTTAA
- a CDS encoding UvrD-helicase domain-containing protein: protein MSDLKKPTATYEQATAIDNARLGKSFKVIAYAGTGKTTTLQMISDAMPQRRGMYLAFNKAIASEAQAKFHRGVDCRTFHSLAFRSVPRGVTDKLRLPRLSPSFIAKEYRLEPMTMRRMMGGRYEKYVLMPSRLASLVANAVGYFCSTSSQYPAPRHIQAPSWLHPDDIETLQKKLYPAVERRWLESIDPNHQAGIGHDIYLKLWALSEPNIPADYVLFDEAQDADPLMLGILLKQRSTQVIYVGDAHQQIYAWRGAVNAMQQLPLPESRLTTSFRFGPEIALNANAILGALNETVPLLGNPLLDSKVVNKQHTKMRDAILCRTNARAMELLLAGLVRGDKVSLQADHVKLNRFVDAAAMLKQGKRVVDVPELAWFNSWHDVHEYCETNEGSDIKPLVKLVDEHGTDPLKKALAKITPIAQADYIISTAHKAKGLEWDRVHIEDDYQFKLNEKDHKISDEELRLLYVACTRAKVSLNIHHIYDLIQQLKIKMPQSLRQAVG, encoded by the coding sequence GTGTCTGATTTAAAAAAACCGACCGCGACCTATGAGCAGGCCACTGCCATTGATAACGCACGTCTGGGCAAATCCTTTAAAGTGATTGCCTATGCAGGCACAGGTAAAACCACGACCCTGCAAATGATCAGTGATGCCATGCCACAAAGACGTGGCATGTATCTGGCTTTTAACAAGGCCATTGCCAGTGAAGCACAGGCCAAGTTTCACCGGGGTGTCGATTGCCGTACTTTTCACTCGCTGGCGTTTCGCAGTGTTCCACGTGGAGTCACCGACAAACTGCGCTTGCCACGCTTGAGTCCAAGTTTTATTGCCAAAGAATACCGGCTTGAACCGATGACCATGCGCCGTATGATGGGTGGGCGTTATGAAAAATATGTCTTGATGCCTTCGCGTCTGGCAAGTTTGGTTGCCAATGCGGTCGGCTATTTCTGCTCGACCAGTTCGCAATACCCTGCCCCACGGCATATTCAGGCGCCGAGCTGGTTGCATCCGGATGATATCGAGACTTTACAGAAGAAACTTTATCCGGCAGTCGAACGACGCTGGCTAGAGTCGATTGATCCAAATCATCAGGCCGGCATCGGTCATGACATTTATCTGAAGCTCTGGGCGCTGTCCGAGCCAAATATCCCGGCCGATTATGTACTATTCGATGAAGCTCAGGATGCCGATCCCTTAATGCTGGGAATTCTACTGAAACAGCGCAGCACCCAGGTGATTTATGTCGGAGACGCGCATCAGCAGATTTATGCCTGGCGTGGCGCAGTCAATGCCATGCAGCAACTACCTTTACCTGAATCACGTCTGACCACCTCATTTCGTTTCGGTCCTGAAATTGCCCTGAATGCCAATGCCATTTTAGGTGCCTTAAATGAAACTGTGCCTTTACTCGGCAATCCGTTGTTAGATTCTAAAGTCGTGAATAAACAGCATACCAAAATGCGGGATGCAATTTTATGCCGGACTAATGCCCGCGCCATGGAACTGTTGTTAGCAGGTTTAGTTCGTGGGGATAAAGTCAGTCTGCAAGCCGATCACGTCAAACTGAATCGTTTTGTCGATGCGGCTGCCATGCTGAAACAGGGCAAACGTGTGGTTGATGTGCCGGAACTGGCCTGGTTCAACTCCTGGCATGATGTCCATGAATACTGTGAAACTAATGAAGGCAGTGACATCAAGCCACTGGTCAAACTGGTGGACGAACATGGCACCGATCCGTTGAAAAAAGCTCTGGCTAAAATCACCCCAATTGCCCAGGCCGACTATATTATTTCCACGGCACACAAGGCCAAAGGTCTGGAATGGGATCGGGTTCATATTGAAGATGACTATCAGTTTAAACTGAATGAAAAAGACCATAAAATTAGTGATGAAGAATTAAGATTACTTTACGTGGCCTGTACACGTGCTAAAGTGAGTTTAAATATTCATCACATTTATGACCTGATTCAGCAACTGAAGATCAAAATGCCGCAGTCGCTTCGGCAGGCAGTCGGTTAA
- a CDS encoding monovalent cation/H+ antiporter subunit F, with protein MTILPYALLICLGAVTISMLLCLIRLITGPSIVDRLLALDTLFLNATCLVVILGIYWSSTFLFEGALLVAMLGFVSTAALARYFTTGHVID; from the coding sequence ATGACGATTCTACCTTATGCATTATTGATTTGTCTGGGTGCGGTAACCATCTCCATGTTACTGTGTCTGATCCGGCTGATTACCGGCCCCTCTATTGTGGACCGCCTGCTGGCACTGGACACCCTGTTTTTGAATGCTACCTGTCTGGTGGTGATTTTAGGCATTTACTGGAGCAGCACATTTCTGTTTGAAGGCGCTCTCTTGGTCGCGATGCTAGGCTTTGTCTCGACCGCAGCCTTGGCGCGTTATTTCACTACTGGCCATGTCATCGACTAG
- a CDS encoding Na+/H+ antiporter subunit E has product MAESLFQRWFPHPLVSVIVGLSWILLAHSMDAGTLLMALLLAVIIPRMVEPFIDYTPDIQWTPALHLFFVVVWDIVVANIKVAKLVLGPTKNLHPKWFRVPLDTEHEEVNTLLAMIITTTPGTVSAGIDQDRGDILVHALSTDDEAAEIELIKQRYERPLIEIFNARSGEKA; this is encoded by the coding sequence ATGGCTGAATCCTTATTTCAACGCTGGTTCCCGCATCCACTGGTTTCTGTAATTGTAGGACTGAGCTGGATTTTACTGGCACACAGCATGGACGCTGGAACCCTGCTGATGGCCTTGCTACTCGCAGTCATCATTCCACGTATGGTCGAACCCTTTATTGACTATACCCCCGATATCCAGTGGACTCCTGCCCTGCACCTGTTCTTTGTCGTAGTTTGGGATATTGTAGTAGCCAATATTAAAGTGGCCAAACTGGTACTGGGACCAACCAAGAACCTGCATCCGAAATGGTTCAGAGTGCCTTTAGACACCGAACATGAAGAAGTCAACACCTTGCTGGCGATGATTATTACCACCACACCGGGCACGGTATCTGCAGGGATTGACCAGGATCGTGGTGACATTCTGGTGCATGCCTTAAGCACAGATGATGAAGCGGCCGAAATCGAACTGATTAAGCAGCGCTATGAACGCCCGCTCATTGAGATTTTTAATGCACGATCAGGAGAAAAAGCATGA
- a CDS encoding monovalent cation/H+ antiporter subunit A: MDTSVLPIIILLPLVLGTTLVSWLKQFSRGVTALGAIGVSLSSFLLLLSQAPAIFDGAVMTQTWSWLPQLGIDFSFRLDSLGLLFALLISGIGTLIYIYAYYYLNPKNSLSKLYLLLMLFMAAMLGISLSNNLIILLVFWELTSISSFLLVGYWSNYEAAQRGSRMALTITGMGGLAMLGGFVLLGQITGTYQLDQILTMTEQIQSHHLFVPTLLLILLGAFTKSAQFPFHFWLPNAMAAPTPVSAYLHSATMVKAGLFLVARLLPIFAGAALFHNIVTFVGLFTLCMAAFFAIFKEDLKGLLAYSTISHLGLIMCLLGIGSPLAVAAAIFHIINHATFKAALFMIAGIIDHESGTRDLRKLSGLWQLLPFTATLTMITAASMAGVPLTNGFLSKEMFFTELVASLSGPLMVGSAIVATLAGIFAVAYSIRLVHGVFFDGPLGKQVPNKDAHEPAFGMRAPATLLAILCILVGLLPALLVEKIVNSTTQATTQNFDFEGTHLALWHGFNLPLLMSVIALLGGIIFYFSLAKGGALREIDLDPKLGRLQGRVLFDLFLKNLLLNSRRFRRATENGKLQSYLLWIVIFTVGLVGFPLLSNAVGTGTRELTHAPALAIILWLLLFSACWMLLWFHHERIKAVLISGAVGLVVTMVFIGFSAPDLALTQITVDVVTTVLLLMSLSLLPQLTPYESSPTRRWRDAIIALGGGLGIAAIAWLIMTRDHNSISWFFLQQSIPLGGGTNVVNVILVDFRGFDTFGEITVLGIAAIGVLSLMDGMRAHGTTMTQGLTYRFNPSPLMLRITASWILPVALVVSLYIFMRGHNLPGGGFIAGLVTSLALIIQYIAVGQDKTEQLLGAKSGRLYEIWIGVGLTIAGLTGIAAWFWSRPFLTSAHIYVSPPIIGEMHLASAALFDVGVYVTVVGATMLMISVLGDSRHSSMSGPVPRG, encoded by the coding sequence ATGGATACGAGTGTGCTGCCGATTATTATATTGTTACCGTTAGTATTAGGCACAACCCTTGTCTCGTGGCTGAAGCAATTTTCGCGCGGGGTAACGGCTTTAGGGGCAATTGGTGTCAGCCTCAGCAGTTTCTTATTATTATTGAGTCAGGCGCCTGCCATCTTTGATGGTGCAGTGATGACCCAGACCTGGTCCTGGCTGCCCCAGCTCGGCATTGATTTCAGTTTTCGCCTGGATTCTCTGGGATTGCTGTTTGCCTTGCTGATCAGCGGAATTGGCACCCTGATTTATATTTATGCCTATTATTATCTCAATCCAAAAAATTCACTGAGCAAACTGTATCTCCTGCTGATGCTGTTTATGGCGGCGATGCTCGGAATTTCATTGTCGAATAACCTGATTATCTTATTGGTTTTCTGGGAACTGACCAGTATTTCATCCTTCTTGCTGGTAGGTTACTGGAGCAATTACGAAGCGGCGCAACGTGGTTCGCGTATGGCTCTGACCATTACCGGAATGGGTGGTCTGGCGATGCTGGGCGGTTTTGTCCTGCTTGGTCAAATTACCGGCACTTATCAGCTTGACCAAATCCTGACGATGACTGAGCAGATTCAGTCCCATCATTTATTTGTTCCAACCTTGTTGCTGATTTTACTTGGTGCCTTTACCAAAAGTGCGCAGTTCCCGTTCCACTTCTGGTTGCCGAATGCCATGGCTGCACCGACACCGGTCTCTGCCTATTTGCACTCGGCCACCATGGTCAAAGCCGGTTTATTCCTGGTAGCACGTTTGCTCCCGATCTTTGCCGGTGCTGCACTGTTTCATAATATTGTGACCTTTGTCGGTCTGTTTACCCTGTGCATGGCCGCCTTCTTTGCCATTTTTAAGGAAGACCTGAAAGGCTTGCTCGCCTATTCAACTATCAGCCATTTAGGTCTGATCATGTGTCTGCTCGGGATTGGTTCACCATTGGCTGTTGCAGCAGCGATTTTCCATATTATTAACCATGCCACCTTTAAAGCAGCACTGTTTATGATTGCCGGAATCATCGATCATGAATCCGGGACTCGTGACTTACGTAAACTGTCTGGCCTATGGCAATTATTGCCCTTTACCGCAACATTGACCATGATCACGGCAGCATCCATGGCGGGTGTACCGTTGACCAATGGTTTCCTGTCCAAGGAAATGTTCTTTACCGAACTGGTCGCCAGTTTAAGTGGCCCACTTATGGTCGGCTCCGCTATTGTCGCGACACTGGCCGGGATTTTTGCGGTGGCTTATTCCATTCGACTGGTGCATGGAGTCTTTTTCGATGGTCCGTTAGGCAAGCAGGTCCCGAATAAAGATGCACATGAACCTGCGTTTGGTATGCGCGCACCGGCCACTTTGTTAGCAATTTTATGTATTTTAGTCGGTCTATTGCCCGCTCTTCTGGTGGAAAAAATTGTCAATAGCACCACTCAAGCGACGACCCAAAATTTTGATTTTGAAGGTACTCATCTGGCGCTTTGGCATGGTTTCAACCTGCCCCTGCTGATGAGTGTGATTGCTCTGCTCGGCGGAATAATCTTTTACTTTTCTCTCGCCAAAGGTGGCGCCTTACGTGAAATCGACCTGGATCCAAAACTGGGCCGCTTACAGGGCCGAGTGCTGTTCGACCTGTTTTTGAAAAATTTGCTGCTGAATTCACGCCGTTTCCGCCGTGCCACTGAAAATGGCAAATTGCAAAGCTATTTATTGTGGATTGTAATTTTTACCGTCGGGCTGGTGGGGTTCCCATTACTCAGCAATGCAGTGGGTACGGGTACACGCGAGCTGACCCATGCCCCTGCCCTGGCGATTATCTTGTGGTTACTGCTGTTCTCTGCCTGCTGGATGCTGCTGTGGTTCCATCATGAGCGGATTAAAGCGGTACTGATTAGCGGTGCAGTCGGCCTGGTCGTCACCATGGTCTTTATCGGCTTCTCGGCTCCCGATCTGGCATTGACCCAGATTACGGTCGATGTGGTCACCACGGTTCTACTACTGATGAGTTTATCTTTACTGCCTCAGTTAACACCGTATGAATCGAGTCCGACCCGTCGCTGGCGTGATGCCATTATTGCCTTGGGCGGCGGTCTCGGGATTGCGGCAATTGCCTGGCTGATCATGACCCGTGATCACAATTCCATTTCATGGTTCTTCCTGCAACAGTCCATTCCTCTGGGCGGCGGCACCAATGTGGTGAATGTGATTCTGGTCGATTTCCGTGGTTTCGATACCTTCGGCGAAATTACTGTACTCGGCATTGCGGCGATTGGTGTTCTGAGCCTGATGGATGGCATGCGTGCGCATGGTACCACCATGACTCAGGGCCTGACCTATCGTTTTAACCCATCCCCGCTGATGTTGCGTATTACCGCATCCTGGATTTTGCCGGTCGCGCTGGTAGTCAGCCTGTATATCTTTATGCGTGGCCATAACCTGCCGGGCGGTGGTTTTATTGCCGGACTAGTGACTTCACTGGCACTTATTATTCAATATATCGCAGTGGGACAGGACAAAACCGAACAGTTGCTTGGCGCCAAATCCGGTCGCCTGTATGAAATCTGGATTGGAGTCGGCTTAACGATTGCAGGATTGACTGGAATCGCAGCCTGGTTCTGGTCACGTCCATTCCTGACCAGTGCACATATTTATGTCTCTCCGCCCATTATTGGAGAAATGCATTTAGCTTCGGCTGCGCTATTCGATGTCGGCGTCTATGTCACTGTCGTCGGTGCCACCATGCTGATGATTTCTGTCTTGGGCGATTCACGTCACTCAAGCATGTCTGGCCCAGTACCAAGAGGATAA
- a CDS encoding monovalent cation/H+ antiporter subunit D: protein MTDLLNFWTQHTPIFSILLPAFTAFALVLLGNPGAGSLITDWRQPWRRGISHLSGILGLIIAVSYLINSSEGQISVYTLSEWAAPFGIVLVLDQLSAMMLVLTYALALPVVWYASKEWDLRGRYFHAMVHFLLMGLTGAFLTGDLFNLFVFFEILLMASYVLLLHGQGKARFQLGIHYVTINLLASALFLIGLGMIYGSVGSLNMADVARLLPTLAEDQHKLAVAGGLMLFVVFGIKAAMLPVGFWLPKTYAVATTPVAALFTIMTKVGVYAILRINGTVFDDEYSHQILMNCLLVIGLVTSVYGVICAIGTERLRRFVGFMVLSSVGTILVAIGLNNTAAWAGALYYLVHSTLIAAAFYILSGWITSQRGEFKDHFKIAPLMKQNKLVSIVYFIIALMMAGLPPFSGFFGKIFILQASANSDYQMIIILTILLVSFLSILAFTRVGFILFWRSSRPEDDLDSEEFHKYEALPSKAPARNDRVIYILLASLTAYVVFAGPIYQYNYQTAEQIKNNSVYEAALLKPDAEGQFISVQPFDPKYLPETKYGGEVIDPNAHLIPYVISEATLKGEHISEFKQRQIDQQHIEQTEYDDNQLKPAEGP, encoded by the coding sequence ATGACTGATCTTCTCAATTTCTGGACTCAGCACACCCCTATTTTCAGTATTCTTTTACCGGCCTTTACCGCTTTTGCCCTTGTACTTTTAGGCAATCCGGGTGCAGGCTCTCTGATCACGGACTGGCGTCAACCCTGGCGTCGTGGTATCAGCCATCTCTCGGGAATCTTGGGCCTGATCATTGCCGTTAGCTATCTGATAAACAGCAGCGAGGGCCAAATCAGCGTATACACCCTCAGCGAATGGGCAGCACCATTTGGAATCGTGCTGGTCCTGGATCAGCTCTCGGCCATGATGCTGGTGTTGACCTATGCGCTCGCCTTGCCTGTGGTCTGGTATGCCAGCAAAGAATGGGACTTACGCGGCCGTTATTTCCATGCCATGGTGCATTTCCTGCTGATGGGCTTGACTGGGGCATTCCTAACCGGTGACTTGTTCAACCTGTTCGTGTTCTTTGAAATTTTGCTGATGGCGTCCTATGTACTACTGTTGCATGGACAAGGTAAGGCACGTTTTCAGCTTGGAATTCATTACGTCACCATTAACCTGCTGGCGTCTGCGCTGTTCCTGATTGGACTCGGGATGATTTATGGCAGTGTCGGCAGCCTGAATATGGCCGATGTGGCCCGTTTGCTGCCAACCCTTGCAGAAGATCAGCATAAACTGGCGGTTGCTGGTGGCTTGATGCTGTTTGTGGTGTTTGGAATCAAAGCAGCAATGCTGCCGGTGGGTTTCTGGTTACCCAAAACCTATGCAGTAGCCACGACTCCTGTTGCCGCGCTCTTTACCATCATGACCAAAGTCGGGGTTTATGCGATTTTGCGGATCAACGGCACGGTTTTTGATGATGAATATAGCCATCAGATTCTGATGAACTGTCTGCTAGTGATTGGCCTGGTCACATCCGTCTATGGGGTGATCTGTGCGATTGGCACCGAACGTCTGCGCCGTTTTGTCGGTTTTATGGTGCTGTCTTCAGTCGGAACGATTTTGGTGGCCATTGGCCTGAATAATACTGCGGCTTGGGCGGGTGCGCTATATTACCTGGTACACAGCACCCTGATTGCGGCCGCATTTTATATTCTGTCGGGTTGGATTACCTCACAGCGTGGCGAATTTAAAGATCATTTTAAAATCGCCCCACTGATGAAACAGAACAAGCTGGTTTCGATTGTCTATTTCATCATCGCCTTGATGATGGCAGGCCTGCCACCGTTTAGTGGATTCTTCGGTAAAATCTTTATTTTGCAGGCTTCTGCTAATTCAGATTATCAGATGATTATTATCCTGACCATTTTGCTGGTAAGTTTTCTCAGTATTCTGGCTTTTACCCGGGTCGGTTTTATCCTGTTCTGGCGTTCGAGCAGACCTGAAGATGATCTTGATTCTGAAGAGTTTCATAAATATGAAGCCCTGCCGAGTAAAGCGCCGGCACGCAATGACCGGGTGATTTATATATTGCTTGCGAGCTTAACCGCCTACGTGGTGTTTGCAGGACCAATCTATCAATATAATTATCAGACTGCGGAACAGATCAAAAACAATTCTGTCTATGAAGCTGCGCTGTTAAAACCGGATGCAGAAGGTCAGTTTATTAGCGTCCAGCCATTCGATCCGAAGTATTTACCAGAAACCAAATATGGTGGTGAGGTGATAGATCCCAATGCGCATCTGATTCCTTATGTGATTTCAGAAGCGACCTTGAAGGGTGAACATATTTCTGAATTCAAGCAACGCCAGATTGACCAACAGCACATTGAACAGACCGAATATGATGATAATCAACTTAAACCGGCGGAGGGACCTTAA
- the hisIE gene encoding bifunctional phosphoribosyl-AMP cyclohydrolase/phosphoribosyl-ATP diphosphatase HisIE, which yields MNNVQWLDEVKFNEQGLVPAIAQHHQSGRVLMVAWMNREALALTAEKNQAVYFSRSRSKLWHKGEESGHFQTVHEIRLDCDADVIVLQIEQHGGIACHTGRESCFYRKLTPNGWEIVDAQLKDPSAIYGEKSTNPHTLAMEASTAQSEQVEVLSYLGQMMAERKQADPDSSYVAKLYHKGLNKILEKVGEESFETVLAAKDFDQDASADHKNDLIYEVADLWFHTIVMLGYFDLDVQLVLNELARRQGLSGLVEKANRQH from the coding sequence ATGAACAACGTGCAATGGCTCGATGAAGTAAAATTTAACGAACAAGGATTAGTCCCTGCCATTGCCCAGCATCATCAAAGCGGACGTGTGTTGATGGTGGCCTGGATGAACCGTGAAGCCTTGGCTTTAACTGCCGAAAAAAATCAGGCAGTGTATTTCTCTCGTTCACGCAGCAAGTTATGGCATAAGGGCGAAGAATCAGGACATTTTCAGACCGTACATGAAATCCGTCTGGACTGTGATGCCGACGTGATTGTACTGCAAATTGAACAGCATGGTGGCATTGCCTGTCATACCGGCCGTGAATCATGCTTCTATCGCAAGCTTACGCCAAATGGCTGGGAAATTGTCGATGCACAGTTGAAAGATCCATCTGCGATTTATGGCGAAAAATCTACGAATCCGCATACGCTGGCAATGGAAGCCTCAACCGCTCAATCTGAACAGGTTGAAGTCTTGTCTTATCTGGGTCAGATGATGGCAGAACGCAAACAGGCCGATCCGGACTCCTCTTATGTGGCCAAGCTCTACCATAAAGGTTTAAACAAGATTCTGGAAAAAGTCGGTGAAGAAAGCTTTGAAACCGTGCTGGCAGCCAAAGACTTTGATCAGGATGCTTCGGCAGACCATAAAAATGATCTGATCTATGAAGTGGCAGATCTGTGGTTCCATACCATCGTGATGCTGGGTTATTTCGACCTGGATGTGCAATTGGTATTAAATGAACTGGCACGCCGCCAAGGCTTGTCCGGTCTGGTCGAAAAAGCCAACCGTCAGCATTAA
- a CDS encoding ATP-binding protein: MHIQALQLKHTLHFSDIQLQFNYPQCPVTLILGNQGTGKTTLLRFSYQALTWFAARYRDSRAAGLVMQDQDIMQTRLQSKIDIRIGFPEEMGSLPESSPSEPTNLQSCSWQIYKTLNSQGLGFSKAETSQLESVLSLYHKARLHDPLLGLPLIAYYPAERFTNEVNLLSKNNPVILQSAHAYEIAAIPFTTFARFFEWFREISDIENAQSAKIMDQILARALQQPENIRGNELARQIEKAQAHLHAPNLTALKQALSLILPEVSQMYLKYQPKLQLMVTYQQQTFSFQQLPNSIRNWIALVGDIVRRLCLLNPNSLFPCQEGTGVLLIDAIDHQLDQEMAAMILSRLHQAFPNLQIIATGNRPELLEQAHGFQCLKLENKQLHPIHLESMKTQFDQIYAELELQRNKDLSSEDTLLETVTEPVTPLAVLQMIQQQLNPEQQQELRVLLTQEHHPTLPQSL; the protein is encoded by the coding sequence ATGCACATCCAAGCGCTTCAACTGAAACATACCCTGCATTTTTCCGACATTCAGCTCCAGTTTAATTATCCGCAATGCCCGGTCACCTTGATTCTGGGCAATCAGGGAACTGGCAAAACTACGCTTTTACGTTTTAGCTATCAGGCACTGACCTGGTTTGCAGCCCGTTATCGCGACAGCCGTGCTGCGGGTCTGGTGATGCAAGATCAGGACATCATGCAAACCCGGCTGCAATCCAAAATCGATATCCGGATTGGTTTTCCTGAAGAGATGGGCAGCTTGCCAGAATCCAGTCCGTCCGAGCCTACGAACCTACAAAGCTGTTCATGGCAAATCTACAAGACCCTAAACAGTCAGGGTCTGGGCTTTAGCAAAGCAGAAACCTCACAGCTTGAAAGCGTGCTCAGCCTGTATCACAAAGCCCGCTTGCACGATCCCCTGCTCGGTTTGCCGCTAATTGCCTATTATCCGGCTGAACGCTTTACCAATGAAGTCAATCTGCTCAGCAAAAATAACCCGGTCATTCTCCAGTCTGCACATGCTTATGAAATAGCTGCGATTCCTTTCACCACTTTTGCCCGTTTTTTTGAATGGTTTCGTGAAATCAGTGATATTGAAAATGCGCAAAGTGCCAAGATTATGGATCAGATTTTGGCGCGTGCCTTGCAGCAGCCTGAGAACATTCGAGGAAATGAACTGGCCCGGCAGATCGAGAAAGCCCAGGCACATCTGCATGCACCGAATCTCACCGCTTTAAAACAGGCCCTATCGCTGATCTTGCCAGAAGTCAGCCAGATGTATTTAAAATATCAGCCCAAGCTGCAACTGATGGTGACCTATCAGCAACAGACCTTTAGTTTTCAGCAACTGCCCAACAGTATCCGCAACTGGATTGCACTGGTGGGCGATATTGTACGGCGGCTTTGTCTGTTGAATCCCAATAGTTTATTTCCGTGTCAGGAAGGCACAGGTGTTTTACTGATTGATGCGATTGATCATCAACTGGATCAGGAGATGGCAGCAATGATCCTGTCACGCCTACATCAGGCTTTTCCCAACTTGCAGATTATTGCGACCGGCAACCGGCCTGAATTACTGGAACAGGCGCACGGCTTTCAATGTCTGAAACTGGAAAATAAACAGCTGCACCCCATTCATCTTGAAAGTATGAAAACCCAGTTTGATCAGATCTACGCAGAGCTGGAATTGCAGCGAAATAAAGACCTATCTTCCGAAGATACTTTATTGGAAACGGTCACCGAACCCGTCACACCGCTTGCTGTATTGCAAATGATCCAGCAACAGTTAAATCCGGAACAGCAGCAGGAACTACGAGTCTTACTTACTCAAGAGCATCATCCGACGCTACCTCAGTCGCTCTAA